A single Brachybacterium sillae DNA region contains:
- a CDS encoding transglutaminaseTgpA domain-containing protein, whose product MTTPTSTTAPVTAVPSAAGVTVLRAALLMGAVLLASTPFSLLLQGGNWLLCLLVCLLVQVPLTALLRILRVRPVPSTLVQATALVLIVVGGLILLGRVPLPDAPARAPATLERVITVLREGAEEFAQGVAPLAVDGPGLLLVLIVSGCAVMSLALLYLELDLDLPPALVLLAAVLVPALMNPTSMPWSTVAGPALGALLLWCGPTPPRPGGGPQAGPAVPRLPRRTALATVGSAAGIAALAPLLTDRLPVPRARIPVDVDVVNAWLGRPSAALDPQMIDDTISVRRDLLRAEETELLRITTPADPPGYVRLRTLTRFDGVVFSAGPPGGRGRRRRRADDWASSLTDTALDDGPDDTLVPYDITVTALTSDRLPVPQDPIRWTDAPLPPQTLQDPRSGELRLPSPEDLSGRRYTVQVLPPGTPTPQDLAAVAYDDPQLAVPLQEGYVSAVDVPEVLRDLAATVTREAGATTPWEAARALVDHFTAYDYSLTIRTRPDEDPLESFLRDRIGYCEQFAACFALAMTSLGAPARVAIGFTSGTAQGEQRVITNHHAHAWPEVWFGPEAGWVRFEPTPAAAGNGVTDPERGADEPAAAPEPSPSSQAPSPSPSSSAAETPSSEAAEPSASAEAEPTAGTDGGAGGDGGGDVLGVLGGLATIGAAAGAVLLRRRGELAAREGRWEQASTAEDPTAAAAHLAWQEIARQAERRDRRRPGGDGAVLDAALPEREALTGMLERLETEGVEVTEAHRAAASRIAEAIVRARYAPPPARDGYRAPTDDSGEAPREARAAARALREDAERLTELLRQRPRPAERAQPSAPSPNLRS is encoded by the coding sequence ATGACGACGCCGACGTCCACCACCGCGCCCGTCACCGCTGTCCCGTCCGCCGCGGGTGTGACGGTGCTGCGTGCCGCGCTGCTGATGGGGGCGGTGCTGCTGGCCTCGACCCCGTTCAGCCTGCTGCTGCAGGGCGGGAACTGGCTGCTGTGCCTGCTGGTGTGCCTGCTGGTGCAGGTCCCGCTCACCGCGTTGCTGCGCATCCTGCGGGTACGGCCGGTGCCGTCGACCCTGGTGCAGGCCACCGCCCTGGTTCTGATCGTCGTCGGCGGGCTCATCCTGCTGGGGCGCGTTCCGCTGCCGGACGCCCCGGCGCGCGCGCCTGCGACCCTCGAACGCGTCATCACCGTCCTGCGAGAGGGGGCGGAGGAGTTCGCGCAGGGGGTGGCCCCGCTCGCCGTCGACGGGCCCGGCCTGCTGCTGGTGCTCATCGTGAGCGGCTGTGCGGTGATGTCCCTGGCCCTGCTGTACCTCGAGCTCGATCTCGACCTGCCGCCCGCCCTGGTGCTGCTGGCGGCGGTGCTGGTGCCGGCGCTGATGAACCCCACCAGCATGCCGTGGTCCACCGTGGCCGGGCCGGCGCTCGGGGCGCTGCTGCTGTGGTGCGGTCCGACCCCGCCCCGCCCCGGCGGGGGGCCGCAGGCCGGGCCCGCGGTGCCGCGGCTACCCCGCCGCACCGCCCTGGCGACCGTCGGTTCCGCGGCGGGCATCGCCGCCCTCGCCCCGCTGCTCACCGACCGCCTGCCAGTGCCCCGTGCCCGCATCCCCGTGGACGTCGACGTCGTCAACGCCTGGCTCGGTCGCCCCTCGGCGGCGCTCGATCCGCAGATGATCGACGACACCATCTCCGTGCGCCGCGACCTGCTGCGGGCCGAGGAGACCGAGCTCTTGCGCATCACCACCCCGGCCGATCCCCCCGGTTACGTGCGGCTGCGGACTCTCACCCGGTTCGACGGCGTGGTGTTCTCCGCCGGGCCGCCCGGGGGCCGCGGACGCCGTCGACGCCGCGCCGACGACTGGGCGTCGTCGCTGACCGACACCGCCCTCGACGACGGACCGGACGACACCCTGGTGCCGTACGACATCACCGTCACCGCGCTCACCTCCGACCGCCTCCCGGTGCCGCAGGACCCGATCCGCTGGACCGACGCCCCGCTGCCCCCGCAGACGCTGCAGGACCCCCGCTCGGGGGAGCTGCGACTGCCCTCGCCCGAGGACCTCTCCGGCCGCCGCTACACGGTGCAGGTGCTGCCCCCCGGGACGCCGACCCCGCAGGACCTGGCCGCCGTCGCCTACGACGACCCGCAGCTGGCGGTGCCCCTGCAGGAGGGATACGTCTCCGCCGTCGACGTGCCCGAGGTGCTACGGGATCTCGCCGCCACCGTCACCCGCGAGGCGGGCGCCACCACCCCGTGGGAGGCCGCCCGCGCCCTGGTGGACCACTTCACCGCCTACGACTACTCGCTGACCATCCGCACCCGCCCCGATGAGGACCCCCTGGAGTCCTTCCTGCGCGACCGCATCGGCTACTGCGAGCAGTTCGCGGCCTGTTTCGCGCTCGCCATGACGTCCCTCGGAGCACCGGCCCGGGTGGCGATCGGTTTCACCTCCGGCACCGCCCAGGGCGAGCAACGGGTGATCACCAACCACCACGCCCACGCCTGGCCGGAGGTGTGGTTCGGCCCCGAGGCCGGATGGGTGCGCTTCGAACCGACACCCGCGGCCGCCGGGAACGGTGTCACCGATCCCGAGCGCGGTGCGGACGAGCCGGCTGCGGCCCCGGAACCGTCCCCGAGCTCGCAGGCGCCGTCCCCGAGCCCCTCCTCCTCGGCGGCGGAGACGCCCAGCAGCGAGGCCGCCGAACCGTCGGCATCGGCGGAGGCCGAGCCGACCGCGGGCACCGACGGCGGCGCGGGCGGCGACGGTGGTGGCGACGTGCTGGGTGTGCTCGGTGGGCTCGCCACGATCGGTGCGGCCGCCGGGGCTGTGCTGCTGCGGCGTCGGGGAGAGCTCGCCGCCCGCGAGGGGCGCTGGGAGCAGGCCTCGACCGCCGAGGATCCGACCGCGGCCGCGGCACACCTGGCCTGGCAGGAGATCGCCCGGCAGGCAGAGCGACGGGATCGGCGGCGGCCGGGTGGCGACGGCGCCGTCCTGGACGCGGCGCTGCCCGAACGGGAGGCGCTCACCGGGATGCTCGAGCGGCTGGAGACCGAGGGGGTCGAGGTCACCGAGGCCCACCGGGCCGCCGCCTCACGCATCGCCGAGGCCATCGTCCGGGCCCGCTACGCACCCCCGCCGGCGCGGGACGGGTACCGTGCGCCCACGGATGACTCCGGTGAGGCACCCCGGGAGGCCCGGGCCGCCGCACGGGCGCTTCGCGAGGACGCGGAGAGGCTGACCGAGCTGTTGCGGCAGCGGCCGCGACCGGCCGAGCGCGCTCAGCCCTCGGCGCCCTCCCCGAACCTGCGGTCCTGA
- a CDS encoding DUF58 domain-containing protein, translating into MSIPRPLPTGRGLTLLVLAVLLGTLGIVTGLYAARAAAVVLALALLVGLLAVLLGSGGRGVRRQLREDAVEVGEETHLQLTRTGRAPWGRLTVRQALPQALGGPATVPLVNGLQGTLPVRHRGIHPLGAVDLDLHDPWGLWRMRRRVPTGDDAVIGLPRWERISEEIAAAAGIARRDGRNAAAPRGGGEIGTFPRPYVPGDDIRRIHWRATARTGSLMTREDEPAEADCAVIMLDTRRSTPADDRLVELTASLLETLRTHAWTVHVLDAGGEEITRAEPRSGRQGSPLGGEVDAVAVRRSRIALAQVGFAGETPGRGRGDLPVAGALGTGAVLAVAVVAAGAGRPDADGLDIDQVAGRSARRWVLVVDPATPPDGPVEVTSRGRWAIARLGTATSLAEALRALSSEGV; encoded by the coding sequence GTGAGCATCCCGCGTCCGCTGCCCACCGGGCGCGGCCTGACCCTCCTGGTCCTCGCCGTGCTGCTGGGGACCCTCGGCATCGTCACCGGTCTGTACGCCGCCCGTGCCGCCGCCGTGGTGCTCGCCCTGGCGCTGCTGGTCGGCCTGCTGGCGGTGCTTCTGGGGAGCGGCGGGCGGGGCGTGCGACGGCAGCTGCGGGAGGACGCCGTGGAGGTGGGGGAGGAGACCCACCTCCAGCTCACCCGGACAGGTCGGGCCCCCTGGGGTCGTCTCACGGTGCGGCAGGCTCTCCCGCAGGCCCTCGGCGGCCCGGCCACGGTCCCCCTGGTGAATGGCCTGCAGGGGACCCTGCCGGTGCGGCACCGCGGCATCCACCCCCTCGGTGCGGTGGACCTCGATCTGCACGACCCGTGGGGACTGTGGCGGATGCGCCGACGTGTGCCCACCGGTGACGACGCTGTCATCGGTCTGCCCCGCTGGGAGCGGATCAGCGAGGAGATCGCCGCCGCCGCGGGCATCGCCCGCCGGGACGGCCGGAACGCCGCCGCTCCCCGCGGCGGCGGGGAGATCGGCACCTTCCCCCGGCCCTACGTCCCGGGAGACGACATCCGCCGCATCCACTGGCGCGCCACCGCCCGCACCGGGTCCCTCATGACCCGGGAGGACGAACCCGCGGAGGCGGACTGCGCCGTGATCATGCTCGACACCCGCCGCAGCACCCCTGCGGATGACCGCCTGGTGGAGCTCACCGCCAGCCTGCTGGAGACCCTCCGCACCCACGCCTGGACGGTGCATGTCCTGGACGCCGGGGGAGAGGAGATCACCCGCGCCGAACCCCGCAGCGGGCGGCAGGGGTCACCCCTGGGTGGGGAGGTCGACGCGGTCGCGGTGCGCCGCTCCCGTATCGCCCTGGCCCAGGTCGGCTTCGCCGGGGAGACCCCCGGCCGGGGGCGGGGGGACCTGCCGGTCGCCGGAGCGCTCGGGACCGGTGCCGTGCTGGCCGTGGCGGTGGTCGCGGCCGGCGCCGGGCGGCCCGATGCCGACGGTCTCGACATCGACCAGGTCGCGGGCCGCTCCGCTCGCCGCTGGGTGTTGGTGGTCGACCCGGCGACGCCGCCCGACGGTCCCGTGGAGGTCACCTCCCGCGGCCGGTGGGCCATCGCGCGGCTCGGCACCGCCACCTCCCTGGCGGAGGCCCTGCGCGCCCTCAGCAGCGAGGGGGTGTGA
- a CDS encoding AAA family ATPase, translating to MASREDLGQESMPATAAEVEEVARTGEAVIDAIGTVIEGKRPVAGLALLVLLAGGHLLIEDVPGVGKTMLARSLAATLGATSRRIQFTPDLLPGDITGASVFDQSTSSFEFRPGAVFTQVLLADEINRASPKTQSALLEAMEERQVSVDGATHPLSRLFMVVATANPVEMDGTFRLPEAQRDRFLAQASMGYPQPSAEARMLAAQTGPLRGNAQEPVDLLRAVTSPEQILRHAEVVRRVHASSSLLDYVVRLATATRSHPQVVLGASPRAAVHLVRAAKTHAALRGRPYAEPEDIRAIIAPVWRHRLHLAPQGVTRGITAGDILDEVLASTPVSA from the coding sequence ATGGCGAGCAGGGAGGACCTCGGGCAGGAGAGCATGCCCGCCACGGCGGCGGAGGTCGAGGAGGTCGCCCGCACCGGCGAGGCCGTGATCGACGCCATCGGCACCGTCATCGAGGGCAAGCGCCCCGTGGCGGGCCTCGCGCTGCTGGTGCTGCTGGCGGGCGGTCACCTGCTCATCGAGGACGTCCCCGGCGTCGGCAAGACCATGCTCGCCCGATCCCTCGCCGCGACACTGGGTGCCACCAGTCGGCGCATCCAGTTCACCCCGGACCTCCTGCCCGGGGACATCACCGGGGCGAGCGTCTTCGACCAGTCCACCAGCAGCTTCGAGTTCCGACCGGGCGCTGTGTTCACCCAGGTCCTGCTGGCCGACGAGATCAACCGCGCCTCCCCCAAGACCCAGTCGGCCCTGCTGGAGGCCATGGAGGAGCGCCAGGTCAGCGTCGACGGCGCCACCCACCCGCTGTCGCGGCTGTTCATGGTCGTCGCCACCGCCAACCCGGTGGAGATGGACGGCACCTTCCGCCTCCCCGAGGCCCAGCGCGACCGCTTCCTGGCGCAGGCCTCCATGGGTTACCCGCAGCCCAGCGCCGAGGCGCGGATGCTCGCCGCCCAGACCGGGCCCCTGCGGGGGAACGCCCAGGAGCCCGTGGACCTGCTGCGGGCGGTCACCAGCCCCGAGCAGATCCTCCGCCACGCCGAGGTGGTGCGTCGCGTCCACGCCTCCTCCTCCCTGCTCGACTACGTGGTGAGGCTGGCCACCGCCACCCGCAGCCACCCGCAGGTGGTGCTGGGGGCCAGTCCCCGCGCCGCCGTCCACCTGGTGCGGGCCGCGAAGACCCACGCTGCGCTGCGGGGACGCCCGTACGCGGAACCGGAGGACATCCGCGCGATCATCGCCCCCGTGTGGCGGCACCGGCTCCACCTCGCGCCCCAGGGCGTCACCCGCGGGATCACCGCGGGCGACATCCTCGACGAGGTGCTGGCCTCGACCCCGGTCTCGGCGTGA
- a CDS encoding bifunctional dTDP-4-dehydrorhamnose 3,5-epimerase family protein/NAD(P)-dependent oxidoreductase yields the protein MSDPRPLAVHETPIPGLLVIDLPVSGDNRGWFKENWHREKMVAAGLPDFGPVQNNISFNQAVGVTRGIHAEPWDKYISVATGAVFGAWVDLREGDSFGAVYWHEIRPDVAIFVPRGVGNAFQTLEAPAAYTYLVNDHWSAEAQSQYTFLNLADETVAIPWPIPLEDAELSEKDRQHPRLDQVTPMRPTTSGRTLVVGATGQLGRALAALWEDRDDVDLVGRDRLDLGDPHSGADLDLSRYSTIVNAAAYTAVDAAETPEGRRQAWAVNVDGVARLVEAARRSGATLVHVSSDYVFDGTEQEHTEDEPLTPLGVYGQTKAAGDRLVATLPQHYIVRTSWVVGEGKNFVRTMQALAAKGVDPQVVDDQIGRLTFTDDLAAGIDHLLRTRPEPGVYNLSNSGEPTSWAGIAADVFELDGHDRGRVGAVATADYYAAQDKREGDGQVAPRPRRSVLSLEKLGATGFTPRDQREALRAYLRA from the coding sequence GTGTCCGATCCCCGCCCCCTCGCCGTGCACGAGACCCCGATCCCCGGACTCCTGGTCATCGACCTCCCTGTCTCGGGGGACAACCGGGGCTGGTTCAAGGAGAACTGGCACCGGGAGAAGATGGTCGCCGCCGGGTTGCCGGACTTCGGCCCCGTGCAGAACAACATCTCCTTCAACCAGGCGGTGGGAGTCACCCGCGGGATCCACGCCGAGCCGTGGGACAAGTACATCTCCGTGGCCACCGGCGCCGTGTTCGGGGCGTGGGTGGATCTGCGTGAGGGCGACAGCTTCGGCGCGGTCTACTGGCATGAGATCCGCCCCGATGTCGCGATCTTCGTGCCGCGGGGCGTGGGCAACGCCTTCCAGACCCTGGAGGCTCCCGCCGCGTACACGTACCTCGTGAACGACCACTGGTCGGCCGAGGCGCAGTCGCAGTACACCTTCCTGAACCTGGCCGATGAGACCGTGGCGATCCCCTGGCCGATCCCGCTGGAGGACGCGGAGCTGTCCGAGAAGGACCGGCAGCATCCGCGGCTCGACCAGGTCACCCCCATGCGCCCCACCACCTCGGGCCGCACCCTCGTCGTCGGTGCCACCGGTCAGCTGGGCCGTGCCCTCGCCGCCCTGTGGGAGGACCGCGACGACGTCGACCTCGTCGGCCGCGACCGCCTGGACCTCGGCGACCCGCACTCCGGCGCCGACCTGGATCTCTCGCGATACTCGACCATCGTCAACGCCGCCGCGTACACGGCGGTCGACGCCGCCGAGACCCCTGAGGGGCGTCGGCAGGCGTGGGCGGTCAACGTCGACGGCGTGGCGCGCCTGGTCGAGGCCGCGCGGCGCTCCGGTGCCACCCTGGTGCATGTCTCCAGCGACTATGTCTTCGACGGCACCGAGCAGGAGCACACCGAGGACGAACCGTTGACGCCGCTCGGGGTGTACGGGCAGACGAAGGCCGCCGGGGATCGCCTCGTGGCGACCCTCCCGCAGCATTACATCGTGCGCACCAGCTGGGTGGTGGGCGAGGGGAAGAACTTCGTGCGGACCATGCAGGCCCTCGCCGCGAAGGGCGTGGACCCGCAGGTCGTGGATGACCAGATCGGCCGTCTCACCTTCACCGACGACCTCGCCGCCGGCATCGACCACCTGCTGCGCACCCGCCCCGAGCCCGGGGTGTACAACCTCAGCAACAGCGGGGAGCCGACCTCCTGGGCGGGGATCGCCGCGGACGTCTTCGAACTCGACGGTCATGATCGCGGCCGTGTCGGCGCCGTCGCCACCGCCGACTACTACGCCGCCCAGGACAAGCGGGAGGGCGATGGACAGGTCGCCCCGCGGCCCCGGCGCTCTGTGCTGAGCCTCGAGAAGCTGGGCGCCACCGGGTTCACCCCCCGGGATCAGCGGGAGGCCCTGCGGGCCTACCTGCGTGCCTGA
- the rfbB gene encoding dTDP-glucose 4,6-dehydratase: MPRTLLVTGGAGFIGSNFVHYATEHTDARIIVLDKLTYAGNRASLAGLPEDRVTLVEGDIADADLVGRLVADLTGPDDAIVHYAAESHNDNSLSDPSPFLTTNLIGTYTLIEAARRHDVRFHHISTDEVYGDLELDDPQRFTESTPYNPSSPYSSTKAGSDLLVRAWVRSFGLRATISNCSNNYGPRQHVEKFIPRQITNLIDGIRPRLYGAGQNVRDWIHADDHSSAVLAILDRGRIGETYLIGADGEKSNKEVVGLILEAFGRPADDFDHVTDRPGHDLRYAIDSTKLRTELGWTPSFSDFEAGIADTIAWYRDNEDWWRPQKAETEAKYARSGQ, encoded by the coding sequence ATGCCCCGCACCCTGCTTGTGACCGGTGGCGCCGGTTTCATCGGTTCGAACTTCGTGCACTACGCGACCGAGCACACCGATGCCCGCATCATCGTGCTCGACAAGCTCACCTACGCCGGGAACCGGGCCTCCCTCGCCGGTCTCCCGGAGGACCGCGTGACCCTGGTGGAGGGGGACATCGCCGATGCCGACCTGGTCGGGCGCCTGGTCGCGGATCTCACCGGGCCGGACGACGCGATCGTCCACTACGCCGCGGAATCCCACAACGACAACTCCCTGTCGGATCCCTCGCCGTTCCTCACCACCAACCTCATCGGCACGTACACGCTGATCGAGGCCGCCCGTCGGCACGACGTCCGCTTCCACCACATCTCCACCGATGAGGTCTACGGCGACCTGGAGCTCGACGACCCGCAGCGGTTCACCGAGTCCACCCCGTACAACCCCTCCAGCCCGTACTCCTCCACCAAGGCCGGCAGCGACCTGCTGGTGCGGGCATGGGTGCGGTCCTTCGGGCTGCGCGCCACCATCTCCAACTGCTCGAACAACTACGGTCCGCGCCAGCACGTGGAGAAGTTCATCCCCCGGCAGATCACGAACCTCATCGACGGCATCCGCCCCCGCCTCTACGGAGCCGGTCAGAACGTGCGCGACTGGATCCACGCGGACGACCACTCCAGCGCCGTGCTGGCCATCCTCGACAGGGGCCGCATCGGGGAGACCTACCTGATCGGTGCCGACGGCGAGAAGAGCAACAAGGAGGTCGTGGGGCTGATCCTTGAGGCCTTCGGCCGGCCCGCCGACGACTTCGACCACGTCACCGACCGTCCCGGCCACGACCTGCGCTACGCCATCGACTCCACGAAGCTGCGCACCGAGCTGGGCTGGACGCCGTCCTTCAGTGACTTCGAGGCGGGTATCGCCGACACCATCGCCTGGTACCGCGACAACGAGGACTGGTGGCGTCCGCAGAAGGCCGAGACCGAAGCGAAGTACGCCCGCTCCGGTCAGTGA
- the rfbA gene encoding glucose-1-phosphate thymidylyltransferase RfbA, with protein MRGIILAGGTGSRLHPLTIGVSKQLMPVYDKPMIYYPLSTLMLAGIRDILVITTPHDSEAFQRVLGDGSRFGVSLTYTVQPSPDGLAQAFTLGEDFLGGDHAALVLGDNLFYGQGMGTQLRRYAQVDGAAVFGYWVADPTAYGVVEMDDNGRAVSLEEKPAAPRSNLAVPGLYFYDGTVSERAKALKPSARGELEITDLNRTYLDEGRLHVEVLTRGTAWLDTGTFDDLAAAGDFIRTVQKRQGLSLGAPEEIAWRMGWLSDDELRELAEPLVKSGYGRYLLDTLERERAER; from the coding sequence ATGCGTGGCATCATCCTGGCCGGTGGCACCGGCTCCCGTCTGCATCCGCTCACCATCGGCGTCTCCAAGCAGCTGATGCCGGTGTACGACAAGCCGATGATCTACTACCCGCTGAGCACCCTGATGCTCGCGGGGATCCGCGACATCCTGGTCATCACCACTCCCCACGATTCGGAGGCCTTCCAGCGGGTACTCGGTGACGGCTCCCGTTTCGGCGTCTCCCTGACCTACACCGTGCAGCCGTCCCCGGACGGCCTGGCGCAGGCGTTCACCCTGGGGGAGGACTTCCTCGGCGGTGACCACGCCGCCCTGGTGCTCGGCGACAACCTGTTCTACGGCCAGGGCATGGGCACCCAGTTGCGGCGGTATGCACAGGTCGACGGCGCTGCCGTCTTCGGGTACTGGGTGGCCGACCCGACCGCCTACGGCGTGGTGGAGATGGATGACAACGGCCGCGCCGTCTCCCTGGAGGAGAAACCGGCTGCACCGCGCTCCAACCTGGCCGTGCCGGGTCTGTACTTCTACGACGGCACGGTCTCCGAGCGGGCGAAGGCCCTGAAGCCCTCCGCCCGCGGGGAGCTGGAGATCACCGACCTCAACCGCACCTACCTCGACGAGGGCCGTCTGCACGTCGAGGTCCTCACCCGTGGCACCGCCTGGCTCGACACCGGCACCTTCGACGATCTCGCGGCCGCCGGTGACTTCATCCGCACCGTGCAGAAGCGCCAGGGGCTGTCGCTCGGCGCCCCCGAGGAGATCGCCTGGCGGATGGGCTGGCTGAGCGACGACGAGCTGCGCGAGCTCGCCGAGCCGCTGGTGAAGTCCGGGTACGGGCGGTATCTGCTGGACACCCTGGAGCGGGAACGCGCGGAGCGCTGA
- a CDS encoding PRC-barrel domain-containing protein, producing the protein MPTTQQRRARRRGLTAARPEVLALSAAHVLDQEGRRSGHVHDVYLSDADGRLEAVALRMGWWRPRQVLIPAEALMMDEHGHLRVAAPRARIRRGPEAPVNGHLPRAALDEARVAFTRDVAPQAEPAGPAEPS; encoded by the coding sequence ATGCCGACCACGCAGCAGCGACGCGCACGCCGGCGCGGGCTCACCGCCGCCCGCCCGGAGGTGCTCGCGCTCTCGGCCGCGCATGTGCTGGACCAGGAGGGCCGACGCAGCGGGCACGTCCACGACGTGTACCTGTCGGATGCCGACGGACGCCTGGAGGCGGTCGCCCTGCGGATGGGATGGTGGCGGCCCCGGCAGGTGCTGATCCCGGCGGAGGCGCTGATGATGGACGAGCACGGTCACCTGCGCGTGGCCGCGCCCCGTGCGCGGATCCGCCGGGGCCCGGAGGCTCCGGTGAACGGGCACCTGCCGCGGGCCGCCCTGGATGAGGCCCGCGTCGCCTTCACCCGGGATGTCGCGCCGCAGGCAGAGCCCGCGGGCCCCGCCGAGCCGTCCTGA
- a CDS encoding TetR/AcrR family transcriptional regulator — protein MAPTVHGSGAGPVPVATSISDRAGETTAEAEASAPASMDPLSRAIVTLDAVAGDEAPRDHSGSRGRRAEILEAASALFTETGYHGTSLRDISRRVGISHPGMLHHFPSKEILLGSVIEVLEEHAQTVIDDADRLTQSPQALHALFDGALAPTDPRIRLLATLAGEAVSPDYPARFRVARLRRVHEHILERVFAAYEGRDLLREGIDPAFASRTMVSLLLSLAVRESTIRSVQPGAAGAAGPDLHRALDIILAGQGRA, from the coding sequence GTGGCTCCCACCGTCCACGGATCCGGCGCCGGTCCCGTCCCCGTCGCCACGTCGATCTCCGACCGCGCCGGCGAGACCACCGCCGAGGCGGAGGCCTCCGCCCCCGCGTCCATGGACCCGCTGTCCCGCGCGATCGTCACCCTCGACGCCGTCGCCGGCGACGAGGCGCCCCGGGACCACTCCGGGTCCCGCGGCCGCCGCGCCGAGATCCTCGAAGCCGCCTCCGCCCTGTTCACCGAGACCGGGTACCACGGAACCAGCCTGCGGGATATCTCCCGCCGTGTCGGGATCTCCCACCCCGGCATGCTCCACCATTTCCCCTCCAAGGAGATCCTGCTGGGCTCGGTGATCGAGGTGCTGGAGGAACACGCCCAGACGGTCATCGACGACGCGGACCGGCTCACGCAGAGCCCGCAGGCGCTGCACGCCCTGTTCGACGGGGCCCTGGCACCGACCGATCCGCGGATCCGTCTGCTGGCGACCCTCGCCGGGGAGGCGGTCAGCCCGGATTATCCGGCCCGCTTCCGGGTCGCGCGGTTGCGCCGCGTCCACGAGCACATCCTGGAACGCGTCTTCGCCGCCTACGAGGGCAGGGACCTGCTGCGGGAGGGCATCGACCCGGCCTTCGCCTCCCGCACGATGGTGTCGCTGCTGCTGAGCCTCGCGGTGCGTGAATCCACCATCCGTTCGGTGCAGCCGGGCGCCGCCGGCGCGGCGGGCCCGGACCTGCATCGCGCGCTCGACATCATCCTCGCCGGGCAGGGGCGGGCATGA
- a CDS encoding aspartate-semialdehyde dehydrogenase yields the protein MSDDVTSSAPTTGAPTTSDIPAGGIPGRTADGPVIGVVGATGQVGRVMLQLLADRRVPHFRLRAFASSRSAGSTVRFAGTEILVEDAETADLTADPVDVAIFSAGGGTSTRLAPRFAQAGAVVIDNSSAWRRDDQVPLVVAEVNPQAAEERPLGIIANPNCTTMAAMPALKVLHDAAGLTRLIVSTYQAVSGSGVKGVQELAGQIRTGADHLEDLALDGAAVDLGEPQVYVKPIAYNVLAMAGSLVDDGSGETDEEQKLRHESRKILGIPDLAVAGTCVRVPVVTGHAAAVHAEFSRPITPEEATRLLADAPGVTLMDVPSPLDAAGRDGTLVGRIRQDASVPEGRGLVLFVAADNLRKGAALNAVQIAELVLKNLKG from the coding sequence ATGTCCGACGACGTTACGAGCAGCGCCCCCACGACCGGCGCCCCCACGACCAGTGACATCCCCGCCGGCGGCATCCCGGGCCGCACCGCGGACGGCCCCGTCATCGGCGTGGTCGGCGCCACCGGTCAGGTGGGCCGGGTGATGCTGCAGCTGCTGGCCGACCGCCGGGTGCCGCACTTCCGCCTCCGTGCCTTCGCCTCATCCCGTTCCGCCGGCTCCACCGTCCGCTTCGCCGGCACCGAGATCCTGGTGGAGGACGCCGAGACCGCCGACCTCACCGCCGACCCGGTGGACGTGGCGATCTTCTCCGCCGGCGGCGGCACCTCCACCCGGCTGGCACCGCGGTTCGCGCAGGCCGGCGCGGTGGTGATCGACAACTCCAGTGCCTGGCGGCGCGATGACCAGGTGCCCCTGGTCGTCGCCGAGGTCAACCCGCAGGCCGCCGAGGAGCGACCGCTCGGCATCATCGCCAACCCGAACTGCACCACCATGGCCGCGATGCCCGCGCTGAAGGTGCTGCACGACGCCGCCGGCCTCACCCGGCTGATCGTCTCCACCTACCAGGCGGTGTCCGGTTCCGGCGTGAAGGGCGTGCAGGAGCTCGCCGGGCAGATCCGCACCGGCGCCGACCACCTGGAGGACCTGGCGCTCGACGGCGCCGCCGTCGACCTGGGCGAGCCGCAGGTGTACGTCAAGCCCATCGCCTACAACGTGCTGGCCATGGCGGGGTCCCTGGTGGATGACGGCAGCGGTGAGACCGACGAGGAGCAGAAACTCCGCCATGAGTCCCGCAAGATCCTCGGCATCCCGGACCTCGCGGTGGCCGGCACCTGTGTCCGCGTGCCCGTCGTGACCGGTCATGCCGCCGCGGTGCACGCGGAGTTCTCCCGTCCGATCACCCCGGAGGAGGCCACACGGTTGCTGGCCGATGCCCCCGGGGTGACCCTCATGGACGTCCCCAGCCCCCTGGATGCCGCCGGCCGCGACGGCACCCTCGTCGGCCGCATCCGGCAGGACGCCTCCGTGCCGGAGGGGCGCGGCCTGGTGCTCTTCGTCGCGGCGGACAACCTCCGCAAGGGCGCGGCGCTCAACGCCGTGCAGATCGCCGAACTGGTTCTCAAGAATCTGAAGGGATGA